Genomic segment of Nocardiopsis mwathae:
CCCGACGGCTCACCCGGCGGCCGCGGCCCGCTCCTCATCGGCTTCCTCGGCCCGTCGCCCGATCGGCGCGCCGGTTTCCGGCGCCGCGGGTTCGGACCCGGCCACGGCGGCCTGCGGGGTGGTGAGGCGGTCGGTCAGGAGGTCACGCACGTACGCGGCGATCGGGCGCTCCCCGGCGGCCGCGCCGAGCGCACCGAACTCTTCTGCGCTGAAGGAGACGGTGAGCCGGCGATTGCCGTCGGCCGCACGCCGCGGCAGCCCCAGCATCCGGCGGTGCAGCCCCTCCAGTGCCTCCGGCGGGACCGGGCCGTAGGACGCCTCCAGCTGCGACAGCCACTCGCGCAGCTCGCTCCAGCGGGCGTAGCGCCCGGCCAGGACGTAGAGGTAGGACTCGACGTCCCGGTGCCCGGCCGCCCGCTGCAGCTCGGCGTGGGTCACCGGATCGAGGACGAGGACGACGCGGCGGGCCGCACCGGTCATTGCGGGGACGACGGGGTCGGGGGTGGACATGCTCACCTGGAGTACCTCCGAAAGGCTGGGTGGACGCCCCCGGCGGGACGGCCGGGGGCCGGTGAACGGTCGTCGACTCGGCACGGGTCCGCCGCCGTCCGGGGCTCCCCGGACCATCGCCCGCGTCCCCACCCTCCAGCGGGACGCGCCCCGACGTGTCTCGCATGTGACCGCGATCTCGACGGCCACGCTAGCCGGGGCCCCGCCCGGGCGGGGCCGTCGTCCACAGCCGGCATCACGCCAGGCACTCCCCCGCCGCAGCGGCCCACCGCCCGCACACGACCCCACCTGCGCGCCTGGGGCACGGTCATGCTCAGGCGAGGCGCACGCCGAGTACGCGGCGTCCGGTACGGGCGGTCCGGGGGCAGGGCGCTCAGGAGGTCGGCGCGAGCACCGGCCCCGCCGGGGGGATCACGGGCAGCTCCTCCGGCGCGCCCTCGTCGAGCAGGCGCCGCACGGCGTCGGTGTCCATGTGCAGCTCGACGAGGTCGCCGAGCGCGTCCAGGCGCGCGGTGCGCTCGGCGGCGAAGTCGGTGTCGGCTGCGGGGACGAAGTCGCGCCCGGCCACCGCCGCGACGTCGGCCAGGAAGGCGCGGCGGAACCCGTCGTTCTCCAGGGCACCGTGCCAGGTCGTGCCGAACACCGGCCCGCGGCGGCAGCCGTCCAGGAACGGAACGGGTGCGCCGTCGGCGCGGCCCCAGTCCACCGTGGTGCGCCCGTGGTGGATCTCGTAGGCCTCGACCCGCTGCCCGTACGCGCTGCCCTCGGGCCGGCCCAGGGTCTTGTCCCGCTCGAAGTGCACGGCCGTCGGCAGCAGGCCGAGCCCGGTGACCCGCCCGGCGCCGGACTCCACGTCGTCGCGGATCTCCTCGGCGAGCATCTGGTAACCGCCGCAGATCCCCAGCACCGGCCGACCCGCCTCGACGTGGCGGGCCACGGCGTCGTGCAGCCCCCGGTCGCGCAGCCAGGCCAGGTCGGCGACGGTGGCGCGGCTGCCCGGCAGGACCACCAGGTCGGCGTCGCCGAGCTCGTGCGGCGCGGTCACGAAGCGCACGTCGACACCGGGCTCCACGGTCAGCGCGTCGATGTCGGTGAAGTTGCTGATGCGCGGGGTGCGGACGACGGCGACGCGCAGCGTCCGCCGCCCGACCGGGGCGCGCATCGGCCCGCGGTCGACGCTCAGCGCCAGCGAGTCCTCCACGTCCAGCCACAGCCCGTCGAGCCAGGGCAGTACCCCGTGGACGGGCCGACCGGTGAGCTCGGTGATCATCCGCAGGCCGGGGTCGAGGAGTTCGGGCGCGCCGCGGAACTTGTTGATCACGAACCCGGCGACCAGCGCCTGGTCGGCCGGCTCCAGCAGGGCCAGCGTGCCGTGCAGCGCGGCGAACACGCCGCCCCGGTCGATGTCCCCGACGACGAGCACCGGCAGGTGTGCGGCGCGGGCGAGCCCCATGTTGGCGATGTCGCCGGAGCGCAGGTTGATCTCGGCGGGGCTGCCCGCGCCCTCGCAGATCACCGCGTCATAGCGGGAGCGGAGCTCGGCCAGGCCCTCCACGGCCACCTCGCGCAGCCGGTCCTTGAAGTCGCGGTAGTTCAGGGCGTCGGCCTCACCGATGGGGCGGCCCCGAACGACGACCTGGCTGGTGCGCTCACCCCCCGGTTTGAGGAGTACGGGATTCATCAGGGCGCTGGGCTCGATACCGCAGGCGGCGGCCTGCATGGCCTGGGCGCGGCCGATCTCGGCGCCGTCGGGCGTCACCACCGAGTTGAGCGACATGTTCTGCGCCTTGAAGGGGGCGACCTTCACGCCCTGGCGGCTGAGCCAGCGGCACAGCCCCGCGGTGAGGACGCTCTTTCCGGCGTCGGAGGTGGTTCCGGCGACGAGGAGCGCCGGAGCGGCGCCGGGTGGGGTCCGCGTCACGTCAGGCCTTTCGCTGGTGGGCGCGCCGGGGGCGGCGGCGGGGAGCGGGGCGGCGGGAGGTCGGAAGTTCCGCGAGCAGGGCGGCGGTGGCGGCCGCGGCCGTGTTGACGGCGCGGGCGAGCCGCACGGCGCGGCGGATGTCGCTGACCTCGGGGCGGCGCCCCTCGCCGAGCTCGGGCCGGTGCTCGACTCGGCCGGCGTAGCTGTTGGCGCCGCCCAGGCGCAGGTCGAGCGCGCCGGCGAAGGCCGCCTCGCAGTGCCCGGCGTTGGGGCTGGGGTGGCGGTGACCGTAGCGGGCGCGGATCCGCGCGGCGCGCCGGGGGTCCCCGGAGACGAGGGGTGCCGCGGCGGTGGCGAGCAGTGCGGTCAGCCGGGCCGGTGCCCAGTTGGCGACGTCGTCGAGGCGGGCGGAGGCCCAGCCGAAGCGCTCGTAGCGGGCCGAGCGGT
This window contains:
- a CDS encoding cobyric acid synthase: MTRTPPGAAPALLVAGTTSDAGKSVLTAGLCRWLSRQGVKVAPFKAQNMSLNSVVTPDGAEIGRAQAMQAAACGIEPSALMNPVLLKPGGERTSQVVVRGRPIGEADALNYRDFKDRLREVAVEGLAELRSRYDAVICEGAGSPAEINLRSGDIANMGLARAAHLPVLVVGDIDRGGVFAALHGTLALLEPADQALVAGFVINKFRGAPELLDPGLRMITELTGRPVHGVLPWLDGLWLDVEDSLALSVDRGPMRAPVGRRTLRVAVVRTPRISNFTDIDALTVEPGVDVRFVTAPHELGDADLVVLPGSRATVADLAWLRDRGLHDAVARHVEAGRPVLGICGGYQMLAEEIRDDVESGAGRVTGLGLLPTAVHFERDKTLGRPEGSAYGQRVEAYEIHHGRTTVDWGRADGAPVPFLDGCRRGPVFGTTWHGALENDGFRRAFLADVAAVAGRDFVPAADTDFAAERTARLDALGDLVELHMDTDAVRRLLDEGAPEELPVIPPAGPVLAPTS